Below is a genomic region from Streptomyces sp. RPA4-2.
CGCGAACGCCTGACGAACGACGCGGACGCCGGGCCGTCACCACTTCCTGTGGTGGCGGCCCAGTCGTCTGCGTTCTGTGGGACTTCCGGCGGGGGGAGTTCCGGTTCAGGGGGTGGTGCGAGGGAGTGCGAACTCGCACCACACGGCCTTTCCGCCGCCGGGAGTGCGTCTGGAGCCCCAGCCGGAGGCGATCGTGGCGACGATCGCGATGCCCCGGCCGGCCTCGTCCGCGGGTTCGGCGCGGCGGCGGCGCGGGAGGTGGTCGTCGCCGTCGGTGACCTCGATGATCAGCCGGCGGTCGGTGCGGCGCAGCCGCAGACGCATCGGCGGGGTGCCGTGCTGCAGGGAGTTGGCGACGAGTTCGCTGGTGGCGAGGACGCCCAGGTCGTGCAGGTCCGGAGGGAAGCGCCAGCTCGTCAGGACGCCGGAGGCGAAGGCCCGCGCGCGGGGAGCGGCTTCCACCCCGCCCAGCAGTTCCAGCGCGGCGTTGCGGAAGAGCTCGCCGTCGGGGCCCGTGCGGGCCGGGTGCTGGAGGACCAGGACCGCCACGTCGTCGTCGTGGTCCGCGGTGACGCCCGCCGAGCGGACGAGACGGTCGCAGACGACCTGGGGTGTGCCGGTGGCGCCGGCGAGGGCGCGCTCCAGGGCGGCGATGCCCTCGTCGAGGTCCTCGTTGCGGCGCTCCACCAGACCGTCGGTGTAGAGGACGGCCGTCGAGCCGGGTCCCAGTGGGACCGAGCCCGACGCGTGCATCCAGCCTCCGGTGCCCAGGGGCGGTCCGGTGGGTTCGTCGGCCCGCAGCACGGTGCCGTTCTCGTCGCGTACGAGGATCGGGAGGTGGCCCGCCGACGCGTACACGAGCCGGCCCTCGTTGGGGTCGTGGACGGCGTACGCGCAGGTGGCGATCTGGTTGGCGTCGATCTCGGTGGCCAGTCCGTCGAGGAGCTGGAGCACCTCGTGCGGGGGCAGGTCGAGGCGGGCGTACGCGCGCACGGCGGTGCGCAGCTGGCCCATGACGGCCGCGGCCCGCACCCCCCGTCCCATCACGTCGCCGATGACCAGGGCCGTGCGGCCGCCGCCGAGGGTGATCACGTCGTACCAGTCGCCGCCGACCGCTGCCTCGGTGCCGCCGGGCTGGTAGGTGGCGGCGACACGCAGGTCGTCGGGCTCCTCCAGTTCCTGGGGGAGCAGGGAGCGCTGGAGGGTGACTGCGGTCTCGCGCTGGCGGCGCTCGCTGGCGCGCAGCCGCTCGGCCGCCTCGGCGTGGTCGGTGACGTCGGTGGCGAAGATCAGGACGCCGCCGTCGGGGCCGTCCGGGGTGGCGTCGACGGGCGTGCAGGTGAAGGTGTACGAGCGGCCGCCGGGCGCCTTGCGGGACTTGACGGTGCGGGGCTTGGCGCTGCGCAGGACCTGGTCGAGGAGCGGGAGCAGGCCGATCTCCGCGAGCTCGGGGAGCGCCTCGGCCGCGGGCTCGCCGACGGGACGGGCGCCGAAGGCGGCCGCGTAGGCGTCGTTGACGTAGGCGAGGCGGTGGTCGGGGCCGTGCACGAGGGCGACGAGGGCCGGTACGCGGTCGAGGACCTCGCGTACGGGGAGGTCGTCGACGGCGGGGACGGGCTGCTGGTCGTCGGTCAGCCGCTCGGCGCGGGCCGCGGGCACGGCCCCATCACCTCGCCGGTCCGGGGAGGCCATGTGCTCGGTCCGCGCTGCGGCGCGGCGCTGCGTTCCGGGGAGCCGGGCGCTCCAGCGCGTGAAATTCACCGAATCCTTGCCTCGTGATCCTTGCCTGGTGGTGGTCGTCTCCGGTCGGCTCCGGATCCGGTCGGGGTCGGCCCGCGGCGCGGTCGCCGAGGGCTCGCGTCCCCTGGGGGTGCGGCGCTTGGGAAGAAGCCTCGTGGGTGCGGAGAGCGGGCGGTCGGGCCGCCCGAGGTCGTGGACCAGTCTGGCCGACCGGACCGACATCCGTCAGACGCCTGCCTGATCGGTGGAGTTCCTGGGTCCGGTCAGGACGACCCCTTCGGGTCGAGCTTCGGGTCGATCGGATGTTTTCCACCGGCCGCGAGTTCGAACTCCGCTCGGGGGTGTTCGAGGGATCCGAGGGACACGATCTCCCTTTTGAAGACTCCCGCCAAGGTCCATTCGGCGAGTACGCGGGCCTTGCGGTTGAAGGTCGGGACCCTGCTGAGGTGGTAGACGCGGTGCATGAACCAAGCAGGATAGCCCTTCAGCTTTCGGCCGTAGACGTGTGCGACGCCCTTGTGCAGTCCCAGGGACGCGACCGAGCCGACGTACTTGTGGGAGTACGTCTCGAGCGGTTCGCCGCGCAGGGAGTGCGCGATGTTGTCCCCGAGGACGCCGGCCTGGCGCACCGCGTGCTGGGCGTTGGGCGCGGTCTCCGTGCCGGTCTCCGCGGCGGTGACGTCGGGGACGGCGGCGGCGTCTCCCGCGGCCCACGCGTGCGGGGCACCCTCGACGGTGAGCTGGGGCGTGCACCGGAGGCGGCCGCGCGCGTTCAGCGGCAGGTCGGTCGCGGCGAGCACCGGG
It encodes:
- a CDS encoding SpoIIE family protein phosphatase — protein: MNFTRWSARLPGTQRRAAARTEHMASPDRRGDGAVPAARAERLTDDQQPVPAVDDLPVREVLDRVPALVALVHGPDHRLAYVNDAYAAAFGARPVGEPAAEALPELAEIGLLPLLDQVLRSAKPRTVKSRKAPGGRSYTFTCTPVDATPDGPDGGVLIFATDVTDHAEAAERLRASERRQRETAVTLQRSLLPQELEEPDDLRVAATYQPGGTEAAVGGDWYDVITLGGGRTALVIGDVMGRGVRAAAVMGQLRTAVRAYARLDLPPHEVLQLLDGLATEIDANQIATCAYAVHDPNEGRLVYASAGHLPILVRDENGTVLRADEPTGPPLGTGGWMHASGSVPLGPGSTAVLYTDGLVERRNEDLDEGIAALERALAGATGTPQVVCDRLVRSAGVTADHDDDVAVLVLQHPARTGPDGELFRNAALELLGGVEAAPRARAFASGVLTSWRFPPDLHDLGVLATSELVANSLQHGTPPMRLRLRRTDRRLIIEVTDGDDHLPRRRRAEPADEAGRGIAIVATIASGWGSRRTPGGGKAVWCEFALPRTTP